Genomic DNA from Polyangiaceae bacterium:
GGCTCGGAAAGATCAGCGAAACACAGTCGCCGCTGGCTGCGCCTGTCACCATCAGCTACCGCGTGTGCGGGTGCTACACGGCGAGCGGACAGCCGATCTTCAATCTGGACGAGTGCGTAGGAGATCCGAATGTCCCTGGCGTACCCTGTTCCTGGACGGATCCTGCGATACCGAATCCGTTGTCTGCGTGGCAGATCCCCACGATCGTGAACAACGCGCACGCTCCCATCTTGGATGCGAACGGCACGACCGGTTCGCTGCCGATGCAGGTCTCCACTGCCTTGCCATGGAACGTAGAGTGGAGCTGGCGCGACGATCTTTCGTCGGGCACCGCGGTCGGCGAGGGCGCCTGCACCGACGAGCCGTTCTCCTGCAGCAGCCAGTCCGTGATGTTCACCACCACCCACACCAACGTCTTCTTCGTCAGTCCGCGCGACGCGAGCGCCAAGCTCCGTGACGTGTTCCAGTTGGTGCACGTCCCCGGCTACCTGGCGGTGACGTACGACGGCATCCCGGCGGTGGCCAGCTGCATCAACGCCGGCTGTTTGCCGTGGTTCGACGCAGGGCTCTATCTGAAGGACCCGGACTTCTTCGACTTCGGCACCGTGTTCGCGACACCTGTGGTGCTGACTCGATCGGGGGATAGCGTGCTGGCACTGGATGGAAGCACTGTCGTCGACATCACCGACCAGGTGAACCCGTCGCTGGCGACTGCCATTGGCAACCCGGATCTCATGTGGCTCACCCCCGTGGAACCCAACACGCGCCTTCGCCAACTGCCCGGGCGCGGGGCACTGCAGGCGGTAACGCTACCCCGCGCGTTCAACGACACCTCGGTCATCCAGGAGATCGTGCGGCAGCCGACGGGGCTGTTCGCACGTTCACGCACTGGGGACTTTGGCTTGGCAGCCGCCGCCAGCACCACGCCTCTGCGCCCCAAGCCCAGGCATGGCGCCGGGGGTCTGCTATCAGGCGTAGAGCGCGTCGTCTACATGATCGGCGGCACGGACGAAGCGAGCGGAGCTCCCTCCCAAGCGATCTGGCGCTACTCCCTCGATGACGATACCTGGGCTCTAGCGGCACCCTATGCGTCGGAGGTTCCGTCGTCCCACGTCCTGAGCAGCGCGTACGACCAGGCCGGCCGACGCCTGTTCGTCTTGGACCTGGATGACGATCCCCACCTCGGAAAGCTGCACTGGGCGCGCCTGCTGGAGTTCGACCTGCAAGCAGGCACGTCTCGTCGGCTGGCGAGCTGGCCCTTCGTCCCGCTGTTCAAGAGCCACTTCCTGATTGCCGATGCCGACGGCTCGCTGCTTCTCGTGCTGGGCAAACCGAACAGCTTCACCACGTTCCGGCTCACGGTGACCAACAAGGGTGTGCAGCCCGCCGGCGTATTCTCGAGGTCCGGACGCCCCCTGGGGCCTCCGGTGATGGGAGACGAGCATCCGGTCTTGGCGGTGAAGCGACAAGGGAAGATCGTGTACGAATCGCTGAACCCGGAGCGGTTTTCCGGCAAGAAGCCATGCACCATGCTGTGATTCGTGCGCTTGC
This window encodes:
- a CDS encoding trypsin-like serine protease; its protein translation is MPLACGQGGETREPETGTGQEHLYGAGVTVDMTSDSGRVGAVGWLGNCSATLVGRNKLLTAAHCVCDKANGTVVPGDSVSVCFPQSPAPSKWACPPGAAKSTSVVMHPNMIPLCKAYPTPLPPPLFGGPDLAVITLEEDVPFQVVNNVARIYLGPMKQGSDANVLTDYTQVGFGLPGSGTRRTGPSFPWLNFDTCQAFELSTCHPFGEWHDARLEVSRSIHDHGDSGGPLYATHKDFGDVVVGVTSGERHSSDFYGIGAANPEDYQLWAPTGNTGDGDNNPTFLINNIGDPDGDGVIGDNCPDVPNPDQLDEDHDGVGDACDNCPPSFCAQYPGATGVSCFNPLQANKDGDSLGDTCDVCADTIGGFPSEDADGDGFGDACDNCSQPEEQIQCNTDAACAALGAGFCVWDPVPDIISYGRCSAPADSDSDGFQNACDTCPGFVNTSQRNSNGLAEEREALTHPGLESRADECEPVPVARMDKQQPVSATPNQMAALKDFQPIPGDRWLGKISETQSPLAAPVTISYRVCGCYTASGQPIFNLDECVGDPNVPGVPCSWTDPAIPNPLSAWQIPTIVNNAHAPILDANGTTGSLPMQVSTALPWNVEWSWRDDLSSGTAVGEGACTDEPFSCSSQSVMFTTTHTNVFFVSPRDASAKLRDVFQLVHVPGYLAVTYDGIPAVASCINAGCLPWFDAGLYLKDPDFFDFGTVFATPVVLTRSGDSVLALDGSTVVDITDQVNPSLATAIGNPDLMWLTPVEPNTRLRQLPGRGALQAVTLPRAFNDTSVIQEIVRQPTGLFARSRTGDFGLAAAASTTPLRPKPRHGAGGLLSGVERVVYMIGGTDEASGAPSQAIWRYSLDDDTWALAAPYASEVPSSHVLSSAYDQAGRRLFVLDLDDDPHLGKLHWARLLEFDLQAGTSRRLASWPFVPLFKSHFLIADADGSLLLVLGKPNSFTTFRLTVTNKGVQPAGVFSRSGRPLGPPVMGDEHPVLAVKRQGKIVYESLNPERFSGKKPCTML